In one window of Thermus aquaticus DNA:
- the lon gene encoding endopeptidase La, which produces MKELRLELPVLPLRNTVVLPHTTTGVDVGRPKSKRAVEEALSGDRYIFLVTQKDPEVDDPTPEDLYPVGTLAVVKQAMRLPDGTLQVMVEARSRARMLSYVPAPYLRAIGEVLPEPPLEDPGLARVLVNEVQEAFERYLQNHKTLRLDRYQQEAVRSTLDPAVLADLVAHHATWPLEEKQAILETPGVEERLKKVLALLLRDLERFELDKKIAARVKEQMDQNQREYYLREQMKAIQRELGGGEDFLSEIEELRERIEKKGMPEAVKDKALKELKRLERMQPGSPEATVSRTYLDWLLEVPWTEADPDVLDIAITKRVLDEDHYGLQEVKERILEYLAVRQLTQGKEVRGHAPILCFVGPPGVGKTSLGKSIARSMNRRFHRISLGGVRDEAEIRGHRRTYIGALPGKIIQGMKQVGVVNPVFLLDEIDKLSSDWRGDPASALLEVLDPEQNHTFTDHYLDVPYDLSKVFFIATANTLATIPRPLLDRMEVIEIPGYTLQEKRAIARHFRWPFQVKEAGLEGRLEITDRALERIVQEYTREAGVRNLDRELSKVARKAAREFLESPWEGVKVVDAPDLEHYLGVPKYRPDKAEKEPQVGLAQGLAWTPYGGTLLTIEAMAVPGTGKVNLTGNLGEVMKESAQAALTYLRAHREEWGLPEGFHKEFDLHIHVPEGATPKDGPSAGITMATALASALTGRPVRMDVAMTGEITLRGKVLPIGGVKEKLLAAHQAGIYKVILPKENAPELKEVPEEILKDLEVTFVEEVGEVLRLMLLPAPLPPLSPGERPQPGAGA; this is translated from the coding sequence ATGAAGGAGCTTCGCCTGGAACTCCCTGTTCTGCCCCTCAGGAACACCGTCGTCCTCCCCCACACCACCACGGGGGTGGACGTGGGCCGGCCCAAGAGCAAGCGGGCGGTGGAGGAGGCCCTTAGCGGCGACCGCTACATCTTCTTGGTGACCCAGAAGGACCCCGAGGTGGACGACCCCACCCCGGAGGACCTCTACCCCGTGGGCACCTTGGCCGTGGTCAAGCAGGCCATGCGCCTCCCCGACGGCACCCTCCAGGTCATGGTGGAGGCCAGGAGCCGGGCCCGCATGCTCTCCTACGTGCCCGCCCCCTACCTCCGGGCCATCGGCGAAGTTCTCCCGGAGCCGCCCCTCGAGGACCCCGGCCTGGCCCGGGTCCTGGTGAACGAGGTCCAGGAGGCCTTTGAACGCTACCTGCAAAACCACAAGACCCTGCGCCTGGACCGCTACCAGCAGGAGGCCGTGCGGAGCACCCTGGACCCCGCCGTCCTAGCCGACCTGGTGGCCCACCACGCCACCTGGCCTCTGGAGGAGAAGCAGGCCATCCTGGAGACCCCCGGGGTGGAGGAGCGGCTGAAGAAGGTCCTGGCCCTCCTCCTTCGGGACCTGGAGCGGTTTGAGCTGGACAAGAAGATCGCCGCCCGGGTCAAGGAGCAGATGGACCAGAACCAGCGGGAGTACTACCTCCGGGAGCAGATGAAGGCCATCCAGCGGGAGCTCGGGGGCGGAGAGGACTTCCTTTCAGAGATTGAAGAGCTTCGCGAGCGCATTGAGAAGAAGGGCATGCCCGAGGCGGTCAAGGACAAGGCCCTGAAGGAGCTTAAGCGCCTGGAGAGGATGCAGCCCGGCTCCCCCGAGGCCACGGTGAGCCGCACCTACCTGGACTGGCTCCTGGAGGTCCCCTGGACCGAGGCCGACCCCGACGTCCTGGACATCGCCATCACCAAGCGGGTCCTGGACGAGGACCACTACGGCCTCCAGGAGGTCAAGGAGCGCATCCTGGAGTACCTGGCGGTGCGCCAGCTCACCCAGGGCAAGGAGGTGCGGGGCCACGCCCCCATCCTCTGCTTCGTGGGGCCCCCCGGCGTGGGCAAGACCTCGCTGGGCAAGAGCATCGCCCGTAGCATGAACCGCCGCTTCCACCGCATCTCCCTGGGCGGCGTGCGGGACGAGGCGGAGATCCGGGGGCACCGCCGCACTTATATCGGCGCCTTACCCGGCAAGATCATCCAGGGGATGAAGCAGGTGGGGGTGGTGAACCCCGTCTTCCTCCTGGACGAGATAGACAAGCTCTCCTCCGACTGGCGGGGGGACCCGGCTTCGGCCCTCCTGGAGGTCCTGGACCCCGAGCAGAACCACACCTTCACCGACCACTACCTGGACGTTCCCTACGACCTCTCCAAGGTCTTCTTCATCGCCACGGCCAACACCCTCGCCACCATTCCCAGGCCCCTTCTGGACCGGATGGAGGTCATTGAGATCCCCGGCTACACCCTGCAGGAAAAGCGGGCCATCGCCAGGCACTTCCGCTGGCCCTTCCAGGTGAAGGAGGCGGGGCTGGAAGGCAGGCTGGAGATCACCGACCGGGCCCTGGAGCGCATCGTCCAGGAGTACACCCGGGAGGCCGGGGTGCGCAACCTGGACCGGGAGCTCTCCAAGGTGGCCCGTAAGGCGGCCAGGGAGTTCCTGGAGTCCCCCTGGGAGGGCGTGAAGGTGGTGGACGCCCCCGACCTGGAGCACTACCTGGGCGTGCCCAAGTACCGCCCCGACAAGGCGGAGAAAGAGCCCCAGGTGGGCCTGGCCCAGGGCCTGGCCTGGACCCCCTATGGCGGCACCCTCCTCACCATTGAGGCCATGGCCGTGCCCGGCACCGGCAAGGTGAACCTGACCGGAAACCTGGGCGAGGTCATGAAGGAGTCCGCCCAAGCGGCCCTCACCTACCTCCGGGCCCACCGGGAGGAGTGGGGCCTGCCCGAGGGCTTCCACAAGGAGTTTGACCTCCACATCCACGTCCCCGAAGGGGCCACGCCCAAGGACGGCCCCTCGGCGGGCATCACCATGGCCACCGCCCTGGCCAGCGCCCTCACGGGCCGCCCCGTGCGCATGGACGTGGCCATGACCGGGGAGATCACCCTAAGGGGCAAGGTCCTTCCCATCGGCGGGGTCAAGGAGAAGCTTTTGGCCGCCCACCAGGCGGGGATCTACAAGGTGATCCTCCCCAAGGAGAACGCCCCCGAGCTCAAGGAGGTGCCGGAGGAGATCCTCAAGGACCTCGAGGTCACCTTCGTGGAGGAGGTGGGCGAGGTGCTGAGGCTTATGCTCCTGCCCGCTCCCTTGCCCCCTCTTTCCCCCGGTGAAAGGCCCCAACCCGGGGCGGGAGCCTAA
- a CDS encoding quinone-dependent dihydroorotate dehydrogenase — translation MHRLLFLLEAERAHELTLKALALWSGCGPLLEVPARFLRVEDPRLRVEAFGLTFPNPLGLAAGMDKDARALGAWWALGFGYAEVGTLTPRPQEGNPRPRLFRLPEDRALINRMGFNNEGAEKAAQRLRAFRARGLPFPVGVNLGKNRDTPLERAFEDYLLALEVLEPYGDYFVLNVSSPNTPGLRALQEGPFLDELLAHLRPATPKPLLLKLSPDLSPEALDEALFLAKKHGLQGLVAVNTTTSREGLKSPLAREAGGLSGRPLKKRALEVLRHLAAGAESLHLISVGGIEGPRDVWERLKAGASLVQVYTGFVYGGPLFPRKLLKGLLRLMEAEGVRALQDLRR, via the coding sequence ATGCACCGCCTTCTCTTCCTCCTCGAGGCCGAGCGGGCCCACGAGCTCACCCTGAAGGCCCTTGCCCTCTGGTCTGGGTGTGGTCCTCTGTTGGAAGTCCCCGCCCGCTTCCTCCGGGTGGAGGACCCGAGGCTAAGGGTGGAAGCCTTCGGCCTCACCTTTCCCAACCCCCTGGGCCTGGCGGCGGGCATGGACAAGGACGCCAGGGCCCTAGGCGCCTGGTGGGCTTTGGGCTTCGGCTACGCCGAGGTGGGAACCCTGACCCCTAGGCCGCAGGAGGGGAACCCCAGGCCCAGGCTCTTTCGGCTTCCCGAGGACCGGGCCCTCATCAACCGCATGGGCTTCAACAACGAGGGGGCGGAAAAGGCCGCCCAGAGGCTTCGGGCCTTCCGCGCCCGGGGTCTTCCCTTCCCGGTGGGGGTGAACCTGGGCAAGAACCGGGACACCCCCCTGGAGCGGGCCTTTGAGGACTACCTTCTCGCCCTCGAGGTCCTGGAGCCCTACGGGGACTACTTTGTCCTCAACGTGAGCTCTCCCAACACCCCCGGGCTTCGCGCCCTGCAGGAGGGGCCTTTTCTGGACGAGCTCCTCGCCCACCTCCGCCCGGCCACCCCTAAGCCCCTCCTCCTCAAGCTTTCCCCGGACCTTTCCCCGGAGGCCCTGGACGAGGCCCTTTTCCTGGCCAAAAAGCACGGCCTTCAGGGCCTGGTGGCGGTCAACACCACCACGAGCCGGGAGGGCCTGAAAAGCCCGCTGGCCCGGGAGGCAGGGGGGCTTTCGGGAAGGCCCTTGAAGAAAAGGGCCCTCGAGGTCCTGAGGCACCTGGCGGCGGGGGCGGAGAGCCTGCACCTCATCAGTGTGGGGGGGATAGAGGGGCCGCGAGATGTCTGGGAGCGCCTGAAGGCGGGGGCCAGCCTGGTCCAGGTCTACACGGGCTTCGTCTACGGGGGGCCCCTCTTTCCCCGGAAGCTTCTCAAAGGACTCCTCCGCCTCATGGAGGCGGAAGGGGTGCGCGCCCTCCAAGACCTCAGACGGTGA
- a CDS encoding Uma2 family endonuclease translates to MLKKLLEADEVGLRLEWVGGLPLWEAHPTYRHQKAVDRIRGSIRPKEGEACGCVHVADVYIRFPDGSYKRPDIAIFCREPEELDEAITQIPEAVVEVVSRGYEAKDLEIAPRFYLSQGVKDVVVFDPYTLLVLHLRRDGAYRHISPVELELSSCRLTV, encoded by the coding sequence GTGCTGAAGAAGCTCCTGGAGGCGGACGAGGTGGGCCTGAGGCTGGAGTGGGTGGGCGGGCTTCCCCTCTGGGAGGCCCACCCCACCTACCGCCACCAGAAGGCCGTGGACCGCATCCGAGGTAGCATCCGCCCCAAGGAGGGCGAGGCCTGCGGGTGCGTCCACGTGGCCGACGTCTACATACGCTTTCCCGACGGCTCCTACAAGCGCCCCGACATCGCCATCTTCTGCCGGGAGCCCGAGGAGCTGGACGAGGCCATCACCCAGATCCCCGAGGCGGTGGTGGAGGTGGTGAGCCGGGGCTACGAGGCCAAGGACTTGGAGATCGCCCCCCGCTTCTACCTCTCCCAGGGGGTCAAGGACGTGGTGGTCTTTGACCCCTACACCCTCCTGGTCCTCCACCTGCGCCGGGACGGAGCCTATAGGCACATCTCCCCGGTGGAGCTGGAGCTTTCTAGCTGCAGGCTCACCGTCTGA
- a CDS encoding dihydroorotase, which translates to MILIKNVNLVDAKGVRGPADVLIGEGRILSLEGGEASLVVDGSGKLLAPGFLDLHAHLREPGEEVKEDLTSGLMAAVRGGYTDVVSMPNTRPPVDTPEAVRALKAKALRLGLARLHPGAALTVGQEGERLTQAGGLKEAGAVLLTDDGRTNEDAFILAAGLLQAAPLGLPVAVHAEDASLRRQGVMNDGPLAHRLGLPGNPPEAEAARIARDLEVLRYALRRSKATPRLHVQHLSTRRGVELIREARRAGLPVTAEATPHHLTLTEEALKGFDPIFKVAPPLRAEEDREALLEGLLDGTLTAIATDHAPHTQAEKERDLLRAPFGIPSLEVAFPLLYTELHLKRGFPLPRLVALFTDGPREVLGLKPLHLEEGAEASLVLLDPKEARVEPARFASKARYSPWAGWVLAGWPVLTLVEGRMVHRVE; encoded by the coding sequence ATGATCCTGATCAAAAACGTGAACCTGGTGGACGCCAAAGGCGTCCGGGGCCCCGCCGACGTCCTCATCGGCGAGGGGCGGATCCTCTCCCTGGAAGGGGGGGAGGCTTCCTTGGTGGTGGACGGCTCTGGCAAGCTCCTGGCCCCGGGCTTTCTGGACCTCCACGCCCACCTGCGGGAGCCCGGCGAGGAGGTCAAGGAGGACCTGACCTCGGGGCTTATGGCGGCGGTTCGGGGCGGGTACACGGACGTGGTCTCCATGCCCAACACCAGGCCCCCCGTGGACACCCCCGAGGCCGTGCGGGCCCTGAAGGCCAAGGCGCTTCGCCTCGGCCTCGCCCGGCTCCACCCGGGGGCCGCCCTCACCGTGGGGCAGGAGGGGGAGCGCCTCACCCAGGCCGGCGGCCTGAAGGAGGCGGGGGCGGTCCTCCTCACCGATGACGGCCGCACCAACGAGGACGCCTTCATCCTGGCGGCGGGGCTTCTGCAGGCGGCCCCCCTGGGCCTCCCCGTGGCGGTGCACGCCGAGGACGCCTCCTTGAGGCGCCAGGGGGTGATGAACGACGGGCCCCTGGCCCACCGCCTGGGCCTTCCCGGCAACCCCCCCGAGGCCGAGGCCGCCCGCATCGCCCGGGACCTCGAGGTCCTCCGCTACGCCTTAAGGCGCTCCAAGGCCACGCCCCGCCTCCACGTCCAGCACCTCTCCACCAGGCGGGGGGTGGAGCTCATCCGCGAGGCCAGGCGGGCGGGCCTGCCGGTGACCGCCGAGGCCACCCCCCACCACCTCACCCTCACCGAGGAGGCCCTGAAGGGCTTTGACCCCATCTTCAAGGTGGCCCCGCCCCTCCGCGCCGAGGAGGACCGGGAAGCCCTTCTGGAGGGCCTTCTGGACGGCACCCTGACCGCCATCGCCACCGACCACGCCCCCCACACCCAGGCGGAGAAGGAGCGGGACCTCCTCCGGGCTCCCTTCGGCATCCCCAGCCTGGAGGTGGCCTTCCCCCTCCTCTACACCGAGCTCCACCTGAAGCGGGGCTTTCCCCTCCCTCGCCTCGTCGCCCTCTTCACCGACGGCCCGAGGGAAGTCCTGGGCCTTAAGCCCCTCCACCTAGAGGAGGGGGCCGAGGCCAGCCTGGTCCTCCTGGACCCCAAGGAGGCCCGCGTGGAGCCCGCCCGCTTCGCCTCCAAGGCCCGTTACTCCCCCTGGGCCGGGTGGGTCTTGGCCGGGTGGCCGGTCCTCACCCTGGTGGAGGGGCGGATGGTCCACCGGGTAGAATGA
- a CDS encoding aspartate carbamoyltransferase catalytic subunit: MRHLLDFEGWSRADLESVLDTARVMREVLERPVKKVPALQGFTVATVFFEPSTRTRTSFELAARRMSADVVSFAAQSSSLQKGESYKDTLLTLEAMGVDAYVIRADAAGVPHQATRWVKGVVVNGGDGQRAHPTQALLDAYTLLEALGSLEGKKIAIVGDILHSRVARSGAELFSLLGAEVWCAGPPSLLPQSLPGARLTPSLEEALEEADAVMALRLQKERMEAGLVNLEDYIARYQITERRLGLAKPQAPLLHPGPMNRDVELEGTLADSPRSLVNRQVQNGVAVRMAVLYHLLVGRER, encoded by the coding sequence GTGAGGCACCTTCTGGACTTTGAGGGCTGGTCCCGGGCGGATCTGGAAAGCGTGCTAGACACCGCCAGGGTGATGCGGGAGGTCTTGGAGAGGCCGGTGAAGAAGGTGCCCGCTCTGCAGGGCTTCACCGTGGCCACGGTCTTCTTTGAGCCCTCTACCCGCACCCGCACCTCTTTTGAGCTGGCGGCCAGGCGGATGTCGGCGGACGTGGTCTCCTTCGCCGCCCAAAGCAGTAGCCTGCAGAAGGGGGAAAGCTACAAGGACACCCTGCTCACCCTCGAGGCCATGGGCGTGGACGCCTACGTGATCCGGGCCGACGCCGCCGGCGTGCCCCACCAGGCCACCCGCTGGGTCAAAGGGGTGGTGGTGAACGGGGGGGACGGCCAGAGGGCCCACCCCACCCAGGCCCTTCTGGACGCCTACACCCTCTTGGAGGCCCTGGGGAGCCTGGAGGGGAAGAAGATCGCCATCGTGGGAGACATCCTCCACTCCCGGGTGGCCCGGTCGGGGGCGGAGCTTTTCTCCCTCCTGGGGGCCGAGGTCTGGTGCGCGGGGCCCCCTTCCCTCCTCCCCCAAAGCCTCCCCGGGGCCCGCCTCACCCCTAGCCTGGAGGAGGCCCTGGAGGAAGCGGACGCGGTCATGGCGCTGAGGCTGCAAAAGGAGCGCATGGAGGCGGGCCTGGTCAACCTGGAGGACTACATCGCCCGCTACCAGATCACCGAAAGGCGGCTTGGGCTCGCCAAACCCCAGGCCCCCCTCCTCCACCCCGGGCCCATGAACCGGGACGTGGAACTAGAAGGCACCCTGGCGGACTCGCCGAGGAGCCTGGTAAACCGGCAGGTGCAAAACGGCGTGGCCGTGCGCATGGCGGTGCTGTACCACCTCCTCGTGGGGAGGGAGCGATGA
- the pyrR gene encoding bifunctional pyr operon transcriptional regulator/uracil phosphoribosyltransferase PyrR, with amino-acid sequence MRFKAELMNAEEMRRAFYRIAHEIVEANKGVEGLALVGIHTRGIPLAKRLSRFIQEFEGQEVPVGILDITLYRDDLSEIGHRPQVRETRIPFDLTNRAIVLVDDVLYTGRTARAALDALMDLGRPRRIYLAVLVDRGHRELPIRADFVGKNVPTAKNEVVKVKVAEVDGEDRVELWEKEEA; translated from the coding sequence GTGCGCTTCAAGGCGGAGCTGATGAACGCCGAGGAGATGCGGCGGGCCTTCTACCGCATCGCCCACGAGATCGTGGAGGCCAACAAGGGGGTGGAGGGCCTGGCCCTGGTGGGCATCCACACCCGGGGGATTCCCCTGGCCAAGCGCCTTTCCCGCTTCATCCAGGAGTTTGAGGGCCAGGAGGTCCCCGTGGGCATCCTGGACATCACCCTCTACCGGGACGACCTCTCGGAGATCGGCCACCGGCCCCAGGTGCGGGAGACCCGCATCCCCTTTGACCTGACGAATAGGGCCATCGTCCTGGTGGACGACGTCCTCTACACGGGCCGCACGGCCAGAGCCGCCCTGGACGCCCTCATGGACTTAGGACGCCCCAGGCGCATCTACCTGGCGGTCCTGGTGGACCGGGGGCACCGGGAGCTTCCCATCCGGGCGGACTTCGTGGGCAAGAACGTGCCCACCGCCAAAAACGAGGTGGTGAAGGTCAAGGTGGCCGAGGTGGACGGGGAGGACCGGGTGGAGCTTTGGGAAAAGGAGGAGGCGTGA
- a CDS encoding SPW repeat protein, with the protein MGHWQDRANLVLGIWPILSPWSLWFCGMTSAMGNAVIVGCIVEP; encoded by the coding sequence ATGGGCCACTGGCAGGACCGGGCCAACCTGGTTCTGGGCATCTGGCCCATCCTCTCCCCTTGGAGCCTGTGGTTCTGCGGGATGACGAGCGCCATGGGGAATGCGGTGATCGTGGGTTGCATCGTGGAACCCTAG